A window from Branchiostoma lanceolatum isolate klBraLanc5 chromosome 9, klBraLanc5.hap2, whole genome shotgun sequence encodes these proteins:
- the LOC136441641 gene encoding beta-1,4-galactosyltransferase 4-like, translating to MRESRLCPLIVLQVVGTLGLLTYLHLVKTSRERNPETLQITLRDNNPYANVEFSGKLSHFEKVAVLVMPPRERDSKTLQETWRANDSYGNVGLGGKWSPSRNRSASSSEKVAILVTYRDREEHLKIFLRHMHPFLQRQGLDYTIYVIEQHGEEQGFCKGLLYNVGFTEALKDDPSYDCFIFHDVDLIPEDDRNLYTCARSPYHLSVAIDKFDYKLTYVALFGGVSALNTSHYRLLNGYSNLYCGWGAEDDDMARRLYKHVLAISRPEPDIARYKMLSHKSREPREDNTDKRYLLNTALHRAKTDGLADLQTANYSVTSITHKALYTHILVNITKRKPIKHVHPRKIGKRNTN from the coding sequence ATGCGGGAATCAAGATTGTGTCCTCTGATCGTCCTTCAAGTCGTCGGCACTCTCGGCTTGTTAACGTACCTGCATCTAGTAAAGACGTCCAGGGAAAGGAATCCAGAAACGTTACAGATAACATTGAGAGATAATAATCCTTACGCTAATGTCGAGTTCAGTGGTAAGTTGAGTCACTTTGAGAAAGTTGCCGTCTTGGTGATGCCGCCAAGGGAAAGGGATTCGAAAACGTTACAGGAAACATGGAGAGCTAATGATTCTTACGGTAATGTTGGGCTTGGTGGTAAATGGAGCCCCTCAAGAAATAGGTCCGCTTCTTCTTCTGAGAAAGTCGCCATCTTGGTGACGTACAGAGATAGAGAAGAGCACCTGAAGATATTTCTCCGTCACATGCACCCGTTTCTCCAACGCCAGGGGCTTGATTACACCATTTACGTCATAGAACAACATGGCGAAGAACAGGGCTTCTGCAAAGGCTTGCTTTACAACGTGGGCTTCACGGAAGCGTTGAAGGACGATCCTAGTTACGACTGCTTCATCTTTCACGACGTCGACCTCATTCCTGAAGACGACAGAAATTTGTACACCTGTGCTCGGTCACCCTATCACTTGTCGGTGGCTATCGACAAATTCGACTACAAGCTGACGTACGTAGCACTGTTCGGTGGAGTTTCAGCCCTGAATACGTCTCATTATAGACTACTTAACGGTTACTCCAACTTATACTGTGGATGGGGAGCGGAGGACGACGACATGGCAAGGCGACTGTATAAGCACGTGTTAGCGATATCGCGTCCGGAACCAGACATCGCAAGATACAAGATGCTGTCTCACAAATCAAGGGAACCGAGGGAAGACAATACCGATAAGCGCTACCTTTTGAACACTGCGCTTCACAGGGCCAAGACAGACGGTCTGGCAGACCTACAGACAGCGAACTACAGTGTTACTTCAATAACTCATAAGGCACTGTACACGCACATCTTAGTCAACATTACAAAGAGAAAACCCATAAAACATGTGCATCCTCGCAAGATTGGCAAACGCAACACTAATTGA
- the LOC136441370 gene encoding uncharacterized protein — translation MASDKKVYQFIAQEVSMFSGKIRPYLRYKNIPYETVTPSVQVRQEILIPRVGWGVIPVIITPGDRVVQDTTAIIEYLEQEHPHPAVVPPTPRQNLVSLLLELFADEWLMIPAMHYRWNKLEHKKYIDVQAGRTIKEHYSPLEQMENLDAIKAYRFYKNSIRYMGVNKDTTAEVEKTFQEFLEDFQQHLNSYPYLLGYQPCVADFAFCGPLYAHLYRDPVPGYLMKCQAPLVASYVERMNGAVLSPSHDVVDGKAVKKSVPLDKQGFLPGDEIPATLEPILRRMFAEQVPVLLDMVKKVTQYMKDNPKVDVLPRVIGFHDFRLGDVASRRGVYTYPIWMLQRITAYYNSLLPGQQEMIDRFLDRYPGGHQLVKADLSGCRVERVDVRVKRAESAKAKL, via the exons ATGGCGTCTGATAAAAAAGTTTACCAATTCATTGCGCAAGAGGTCTCCATGTTTTCTGGGAAGATCCGACCCTACCTACGATATAAGAACATCCCCTATGAGACAGTCACACCTTCAGTCCAG GTACGGCAGGAGATCCTGATCCCCAGGGTGGGGTGGGGCGTGATTCCCGTCATCATCACCCCCGGGGACAGGGTGGTCCAGGACACAACCGCCATCATTGAATACCTGGAGCAGGAGCACCCCCATCCCGCAGTGGTACCTCCCACCCCCAGACAGAACCTGGTGTCTCTACTGTTGGAACTGTTTGCAGATGAGTGGTTGATGATTCCTGCCATGCACTACAG GTGGAACAAACTTGAGCACAAGAAGTATATAGATGTGCAGGCTGGCAGAACCATCAAGGAACACTATTCGCCACTTGAACAAATGGAAAACCTGGATGCCATTAAGGCTTACAGATTCTATAAG AACTCCATTCGCTACATGGGTGTCAACAAGGACACCACAGCAGAAGTTGAGAAGACGTTCCAGGAGTTTCTAGAAGATTTCCAGCAGCACCTGAACAGTTATCCCTACCTGCTGGGGTACCAGCCGTGTGTGGCAGACTTCGCCTTCTGTGGGCCACTGTACGCACACCTGTATAGGGACCCTGTCCCAG GTTACCTGATGAAGTGCCAGGCCCCCCTCGTGGCCAGCTATGTGGAGAGAATGAACGGCGCAGTGTTAAGCCCCAGTCACGATGTCGTGGACGGCAAGGCTGTGAAGAAATCTGTACCTCTGGataaacag GGTTTCTTGCCAGGAGATGAGATCCCAGCAACCCTGGAGCCCATACTACGCCGGATGTTTGCGGAACAGGTGCCTGTACTGCTGGACATGGTGAAGAAAGTCACTCAGTACATGAAG GACAATCCAAAAGTCGATGTTCTCCCACGTGTGATTGGTTTCCACGATTTCCGCCTCGGTGACGTCGCCAGTCGCCGCGGTGTCTACACCTACCCCATCTGGATGCTGCAGCGAATCACAGCCTACTACAATAGTCTGTTGCCAGGGCAACAGGAGATGATTGACAGGTTCTTGGACAGGTATCCAGGAGGACACCAGCTGGTGAAGGCAGACCTGTCAGGCTGTAGGGTGGAGAGGGTGGATGTCAGGGTCAAAAGGGCTGAGTCTGCGAAAGCAAAACTCTGA
- the LOC136442611 gene encoding beta-1,4-galactosyltransferase 4-like translates to MRESRLCPLIVLQVVGTLGLLTYLHLVKTSRERNPETLQKTLRDNNPYANVEFSANDSYGDVGLGGKWKPTDKVVVGVTNLHLVTTPRERDPDTLRADSPYGSVRLGGKWSPSRNRSSSSEKVAILVTYRDREEHLKIFLRHMHPFLQRQGLDYTIYVIEQHGEEQSFCQGFLYNVGFTEALKDDPSYDCFIFHDVDLIPEDDRNLYTCARSPYHLSVAIDKFDYKLPYVALFGGVSALNTSHYRLLNGYSNLYCGWGAEDDDMARRLYKHVLAISRPEPDIARYKMLSHKSREPREANPDRHYLLHTALHRAKTDGLADLQTANYSVTSVTHKALYTHILVNITKRKPIKHVHPRKIGKRNTN, encoded by the exons ATGCGGGAATCAAGATTGTGTCCTCTGATCGTCCTTCAAGTCGTCGGCACTCTCGGCTTGTTAACGTACCTGCATCTGGTAAAGACGTCCAGGGAAAGGAATCCAGAAACGTTACAGAAAACATTGAGAGATAATAATCCTTACGCTAATGTCGAGTTCAGTG CTAATGATTCTTACGGTGATGTTGGGCTTGGTGGTAAATGGAAACCCACTGATAAAGTTGTCGTCGGGGTGACGAACCTACATTTGGTGACGACGCCAAGAGAAAGGGATCCGGACACATTGCGAGCTGACAGCCCTTACGGTAGTGTAAGGCTTGGTGGTAAATGGAGCCCCTCAAGAAATCGGTCCTCTTCTTCTGAGAAAGTCGCCATCTTGGTGACGTACAGAGACAGAGAAGAACATCTTAAAATATTTCTCCGTCACATGCACCCGTTTCTCCAACGCCAGGGGCTTGATTACACCATTTACGTCATAGAACAACATGGCGAAGAACAGAGCTTCTGCCAAGGCTTTCTTTACAACGTGGGCTTCACGGAAGCGTTGAAGGACGATCCTAGTTACGACTGCTTCATCTTTCACGACGTCGACCTCATTCCAGAAGACGACAGAAATCTGTACACCTGTGCTCGGTCACCCTATCACTTGTCGGTGGCTATCGACAAATTCGACTACAAGCTGCCGTACGTAGCACTGTTCGGTGGAGTTTCAGCCCTGAATACGTCTCATTATAGACTACTTAACGGTTACTCCAACTTATACTGTGGATGGGGAGCGGAGGACGACGACATGGCAAGGCGACTGTATAAGCACGTGTTAGCGATATCGCGTCCGGAACCAGACATCGCAAGATACAAGATGCTGTCTCACAAATCAAGGGAACCGAGGGAAGCCAATCCCGATAGGCACTATCTTTTACACACTGCGCTTCACAGGGCCAAGACAGACGGTCTGGCAGACCTACAGACAGCGAACTACAGTGTTACTTCAGTAACTCACAAGGCACTGTACACGCACATCTTAGTCAACATTACAAAGAGAAAACCCATAAAACATGTGCATCCTCGCAAGATTGGCAAACGCAACACTAATTGA
- the LOC136441369 gene encoding box C/D snoRNA protein 1-like, with amino-acid sequence MYYSIHLRPTCAESERTWKMTSVQNRKCESCDEATPKYRCPRCERLSCSLPCVKKHKADHDCDGVRDKTAYVPVKEFTERHLLSDYRFLEEVDRKVDNANRDVQAHKRTNNKFMNLLRTKARLSGATLKLLPTGFTRRRQNTTQFNRKLQMMNWRVEWSFPQAEAFYSDKWVPEDTVLKTALQKYVDPEKANAVIRHRLKAYCSREISNMHLLMKVEERRANSIRYEELQADMTLKENLRGKVVVEFPTILVVLAEQIHKYKLVGEEDTPVEESSDSSSEDESDTDTSSSSGSSESSQSDEENLSSHGDGNSADQSDQQLSKESTDVTTNQENSPVTSENKMDESLAGQSDKLPKDSVESTDVITSQENDPVCLENKMDEVHGNKSLADQSEKQPPKDSVESTDVVTNPATL; translated from the exons ATGTATTATTCCATTCACCTTCGACCCACGTGTGCAGAGAGTGAACGCACGTGGAAGATGACTTCCGTACAAAACAG GAAGTGTGAGAGTTGCGATGAGGCCACGCCCAAGTACAGGTGTCCTAGGTGTGAACGTCTTAGCTGCAG TTTGCCCTGTGTGAAGAAACATAAGGCTGACCATGACTGTGATGGGGTGAGAGACAAGACAGCATATGTGCCTGTCAAGGAGTTTACAGAGAGACACCTTCTCAGTG ATTACAGATTTCTGGAGGAGGTGGACAGAAAAGTGGACAATGCCAACAGGGATGTACAGGCACACAAAAGGACAAACAACAAATTC ATGAACCTGTTGCGGACCAAGGCCCGTCTGTCTGGGGCCACCCTAAAACTGCTGCCCACAGGTTTTACTAGAAGGAGGCAGAACACAACGCAGTTTAACAGGAA GCTCCAGATGATGAACTGGAGAGTGGAGTGGAGTTTCCCCCAGGCAGAGGCCTTCTACTCTGACAAGTG GGTGCCAGAAGACACGGTGTTGAAAACTGCTCTTCAGAAATATGTGGATCCAGAGAAGGCTAATGCAGTTATAAGACACAG ACTGAAGGCCTACTGCAGCAGAGAGATATCCAACATGCATCTGCTGATGAAGGTGGAGGAGAGAAGAGCCAACTCTATCAG GTATGAGGAGCTGCAAGCAGACATGACTCTGAAGGAGAACCTGAGAGGCAAAGTTGTGGTGGAGTTTCCAACCATCCTGGTGGTGCTGGCAGAACAAATACACAAGTACAAACTGGTTGGAG AGGAAGACACCCCTGTAGAGGAAAGCTCAGATTCCAGCTCTGAGGACGAATCAGATACAGACACTTCATCTTCTTCTGGTTCATCTGAATCCAGCCAATCAGATGAGGAAAACCTCAGTTCCCATGGAGATGGAAATTCAGCTGACCAATCAGATCAGCAGCTATCAAAAGAGTCCACAGATGTGACCACCAATCAGGAGAACAGTCCTGTTACTTcagaaaacaaaatggatgAAAGTTTAGCTGGCCAGTCAGACAAGCTACCAAAAGATAGTGTAGAGTCCACAGATGTGATCACCAGTCAGGAAAATGATCCTGTATGTTTAGAAAATAAGATGGATGAAGTCCATGGAAACAAAAGTTtagctgaccaatcagaaaaGCAGCCGCCAAAAGATAGTGTAGAGTCCACAGATGTGGTCACCAATCCTGCAACTTTATAA
- the LOC136441640 gene encoding tripartite motif-containing protein 54-like — MASEDPLQEELTCPICLELFAEPRVLPCQHSFCTGCLQRIAAPKENKPVRRGRSRKNQNKTEEKALEFECPTCKETVSLKERVIQSLPRNFHLQNITDSFQKSRNSEGKRKRDSESGSEKKKARPLMCSVHQDQPLDVYCVSCQRPVCAACVQDGDHKDHTTGDIQAAYDTARHTVRESLALLEGRSKNMTWSLEKLKRSEEKIKHSAKSLEQSIKDQCSNLKKVVDRQEQALIAQTKAAKTRYLQRQKEMLSVYKNKHEALTKELELAKHHLENKQPVNFLMDVQALQQKLTDLQRSQETCDVLFPHTSLSKCVDFRPTLQTLQGMELSHDSSSAELTIRASICLVDFRTGPAGKRRYSSAVVWQELEWRLLIENKLSTVNGGQKRFLSVFLQCLGRTDSQGAWSLTVATQLRILPQEARGQMFQKWLRHRYDSQHANKGWSEFIALEELEKPGCGLVNDGRVILEAFVKL; from the exons ATGGCTTCAGAAGATCCTCTACAAGAGGAGCTGACGTGTCCG ATCTGCCTGGAGCTGTTCGCGGAGCCACGAGTTCTGCCGTGTCAGCACAGCTTCTGTACAGGCTGTCTACAGAGGATCGCAGCGCCCAAGGAG AACAAACCTGTAAGACGAGGGAGATCCAGGAAGAATCAGAACAAGACGGAAGAAAAAGCTCTGGAGTTCGAGTGTCCAACATGCAAGGAGACA GTTTCCTTAAAGGAGCGTGTGATCCAGTCTCTGCCCAGGAACTTCCACCTCCAGAACATCACGGACAGCTTTCAGAAAAGCCGCAATTCGGAAgggaagagaaagagagacagcGAGAGTGGGAGTGAGAAGAAAAAGGCTCGTCCGCTCATGTGTTCTGTGCACCAAG ACCAGCCCCTGGATGTTTACTGTGTGAGTTGCCAGAGGCCTGTGTGTGCAGCATGTGTCCAGGATGGAGACCATAAGGACCATACTACAGGGGACATACAGGCAGCTTACGACACAGCCAGA CACACAGTACGGGAGAGTCTGGCTTTGCTGGAGGGCAGGAGTAAAAACATGACATGGAGTCTAGAGAAACTCAAACGCTCCGAGGAGAAAATTAAA CACTCAGCCAAGAGCCTGGAGCAGTCGATAAAGGACCAGTGCAGTAACCTTAAGAAGGTTGTGGACAGACAGGAGCAGGCACTCATCGCTCAAACAAAGGCAGCAAAGACAAG ATATCTCCAGCGTCAGAAGGAGATGCTGAGTGTCTATAAGAACAAACATGAAGCCCTGACTAAGGAACTGGAGCTGGCTAAACATCATCTGGAGAACAAGCAGCCTGTCAACTTCCTGATG GATGTTCAAGCCCTCCAGCAAAA ATTGACAGACCTGCAGAGGTCCCAGGAGACCTGTGATGTGCTGTTCCCCCACACCTCTCTGTCCAAGTGTGTGGACTTCAGACCAACCTTACAGACTCTGCAGGGCATGGAACTCTCCCATG ACTCGAGCAGTGCAGAGCTGACCATCCGAGCCTCCATCTGCCTGGTGGACTTCAGGACGGGGCCGGCGGGGAAGAGACGGTACAGCTCAGCGGTGGTGTGGCAGGAGCTGGAGTG GAGGCTCCTGATAGAAAACAAGCTGTCTACAGTGAACGGTGGACAGAAGAGGTTCCTCTCTGTGTTCCTGCAGTGTCTGGGGAGAACAGACAGTCAGGG TGCCTGGTCATTGACTGTAGCAACACAGCTCCGAATTCTTCCACAAGAGGCACGCGGTCAGATGTTCCAGAAAT GGTTAAGACATCGATATGACTCGCAGCACGCTAACAAAGGATGGTCAGAATTCATTGCACTTGAG GAGCTAGAGAAACCAGGCTGTGGACTTGTCAATGACGGACGAGTCATCCTGGAAGCCTTCGTCAAACTCTGA